The following are from one region of the Hemiscyllium ocellatum isolate sHemOce1 chromosome 26, sHemOce1.pat.X.cur, whole genome shotgun sequence genome:
- the LOC132828243 gene encoding titin-like, whose protein sequence is MGNSKSSASNVLNKTSHDVIVIQSPLELASNVVDPIPATLPSTPPEAICGDHEVPKSSLMNAEGFKSILGIGPLIEIAETGKDPTEPDKVPTEPEKVPADQDTTPTEPADVPTDSAKIPTAPSNVPAQPDRVFAEQEIIPAELHKVPSEQDKVPTASVNVPVELKKIPTEHDNISAEPDTSPAEPDKVPKEPDTIPAEPDKVPKEPDKIPAEPDKIPAEPDKIPAEANKIPAQPGKVATEPDKIPTEPDEVPTGKVSIETNKVPSRPDTIPAEPDKVPAERVKHPNEKDKIPAATVTIPAEPGKISAEPEKFPVIPAKIPAAPEKVTTAQDKVPAGADKVPTATGKVPTATDKVPAGADKVPTATGKAPTATDKVPAGADKVPTTTGKVPTATDKVPAGADKVPTATGKVPTATDKVPAGADKVPTATGKVPTATDKVPAGTDQTSAVGDKVPAASDKVPTAEDKAPAATGKAAAAKVKAPASTGKVSTATGRVAAALIKIPAAIGRTPAATSKAPAAAGKVHAEPDKARAATGEIPTEQDNVPTEAAKDSAKQNQVPSNKPLEAETKTMSTKTAPSISNVTNQSSVTQMPSKSTLSWESTMRSSIAAAGTMSRGSSNIEPAISAPSLLTASKILTSQKTEDIKQPLAWVPERGGPPPPVAGKGLAISQSAPLLSGSEYQPSAEQLDQTLYDILFRTPLAVPDGMLVNVPEEDFEYWGVLHFHGLEAARDLIRKRKDDEEKKLKKARPVLYRP, encoded by the coding sequence GAACTTGCTAGCAATGTTgttgaccccattcctgcaactTTGCCTTCAACGCCACCTGAGGCCATCTGTGGAGACCATGAGGTGCCCAAGTCATCTTTGATGAATGCAGAAGGATTCAAAAGCATATTGGGGATTGGACCATTAATTGAAATTGCAGAAACAGGCAAAGATCCCACAGAACCAGATAAAGTTCCCACAGAACCAGAAAAAGTCCCTGCAGACCAAGACAcaactcccacagaaccagctGACGTTCCCACAGATTCAGCCAAAATCCCTACAGCACCAAGTAATGTTCCTGCACAACCTGATAGAGTTTTCGCAGAACAAGAAATAATTCCTGCAGAACTACACAAAGTTCCATCAGAACAAGACAAAGTCCCCACAGCTTCGGTCAATGTCCCAGTTGAACTAAAGAAAATCCCCACGGAACATGACAATATCTCTGCAGAACCAGACACAAGCCCCGCAGAACCAGATAAAGTCCCCAAAGAACCAGACACAATCCCCGCAGAACCAGATAAAGTCCCCAAAGAACCAGACAAAATCCCTGCAGAGCCAGATAAAATCCCCGCAGAGCCAGATAAAATCCCTGCAGAAGCAAACAAAATCCCTGCACAGCCAGGCAAAGTTGCCACAGAACCAGACAAAATCCCCACAGAACCAGATGAAGTCCCCACAGGCAAAGTCTCCATAGAAACAAACAAAGTTCCTTCACGACCAGACACAATCCCAGCAGAACCGGACAAAGTTCCTGCAGAACGAGTCAAACACCCCAATGAAAAAGACAAAATCCCTGCAGCAACAGTCACAATCCCTGCAGAACCAGGCAAGATTTCTGCAGAGCCAGAAAAATTCCCTGTAATTCCGGCCAAAATCCCTGCAGCACCAGAGAAAGTCACCACAGCACAAGATAAAGTCCCTGCAGGAGCAGACAAAGTCCCCACAGCAACAGGCAAAGTCCCCACAGCAACAGACAAAGTCCCTGCAGGAGCAGACAAAGTCCCCACAGCAACAGGCAAAGCCCCCACAGCAACAGACAAAGTCCCTGCAGGAGCAGACAAAGTCCCCACAACAACAGGCAAAGTCCCCACAGCAACAGACAAAGTCCCTGCAGGAGCAGACAAAGTCCCCACAGCAACAGGCAAAGTCCCCACAGCAACAGACAAAGTCCCTGCAGGAGCAGACAAAGTCCCCACAGCAACAGGCAAAGTCCCCACAGCAACAGACAAAGTCCCTGCAGGAACAGACCAGACGTCTGCAGTAGGGGACAAAGTCCCTGCAGCATCAGATAAAGTCCCCACAGCAGAAGACAAAGCCCCCGCAGCAACAGGCAAAGCCGCTGCAGCAAAAGTCAAAGCCCCTGCATCAACAGGCAAAGTGTCCACAGCAACAGGCAGAGTTGCTGCAGCACTCATCAAAATCCCTGCTGCAATAGGCAGAACCCCTGCAGCCACCAGCAAAGCCCCTGCAGCAGCAGGTAAAGTCCATGCAGAACCTGACAAAGCCCGTGCAGCTACAGGCGAAATCCCCACAGAGCAAGACAATGTTCCTactgaagcagctaaagattcaGCCAAGCAAAACCAGGTCCCCTCCAACAAACCTTTGGAGGCCGAAACAAAAACAATGAGTACAAAAACAGCTCCCTCAATTTCAAATGTTACCAACCAAAGCTCAGTCACTCAAATGCCATCTAAAAGTACCCTGAGCTGGGAGTCAACCATGCGTTCCTCCATTGCAGCAGCGGGGACAATGTCACGCGGGTCATCAAACATAGAACCTGCAATCTCAGCACCAAGCCTGCTGACTGCAAGCAAAATCTTGACTTCACAAAAAACAGAAGATATTAAACAGCCACTTGCATGGGTCCCTGAGAGAGGAGGACCACCCCCTCCAGTGGCAGGAAAAGGTTTGGCCATTTCCCAATCTGCTCCCCTTCTGTCAGGCTCTGAGTATCAACCCAGCGCCGAGCAGTTGGACCAGACCCTATATGACATCCTGTTCCGCACTCCATTGGCTGTGCCGGATGGGATGCTGGTGAATGTTCCCGAGGAAGATTTTGAGTACTGGGGGGTGCTCCACTTCCATGGGCTGGAGGCAGCCCGAGACCTGATCAGGAAACGGAAGGATGATGAAGAAAAGAAACTAAAGAAGGCAAGGCCAGTTTTATACCGACCCTGA